A window of Pirellula sp. SH-Sr6A contains these coding sequences:
- a CDS encoding vWA domain-containing protein, giving the protein MFDSFRFLHWGWLFAIPLVWIGIWYFRKRSPRPVVLFSAVRGLQRPPRSVWTWVHRCVPFTEGIALSCLLIGMARPQWGESESRVSGEGIAIELILDISGSMEAIDFELDERQVNRLAAVKHVVKAFVQGDKELGLRGRPNDPIGVVAFGGFAESRCPLTLDHRAMVSVVDSLQIPRPIRDARGRILNEQSLEEELATAIGDGLALGIDRLKNARSKSRIAVLLTDGDSNAGAVDPRDAMKLAKQLGIKVYTIGIGQNGVVPVPREDEFGTRMLVPARFTMDETLLKEIAQETGGSYFHASDTQGLAEVYSQIDQLEKSEVEEMHFARYTEAYSWVVLPGIILLCLSYGLRRTRLQWLA; this is encoded by the coding sequence ATGTTTGACTCCTTTCGCTTCTTGCATTGGGGATGGCTATTCGCGATTCCGCTGGTTTGGATCGGGATTTGGTACTTCCGAAAGCGAAGCCCACGGCCGGTTGTCCTGTTCTCGGCTGTAAGAGGTTTGCAACGTCCTCCTCGTTCGGTTTGGACTTGGGTGCACAGGTGTGTTCCGTTTACGGAAGGGATTGCTCTCAGTTGTTTGTTGATCGGAATGGCGCGTCCCCAATGGGGAGAAAGCGAGTCTCGTGTGAGTGGCGAGGGAATCGCGATCGAGCTGATACTCGATATCTCTGGTTCGATGGAGGCGATTGACTTTGAGTTGGACGAAAGGCAAGTGAATCGTCTAGCAGCGGTCAAGCATGTGGTGAAAGCGTTTGTTCAAGGTGACAAAGAGTTGGGATTGCGAGGGAGACCAAACGATCCGATTGGCGTCGTCGCCTTTGGGGGTTTTGCGGAAAGTCGATGTCCTCTCACGTTGGATCACCGAGCGATGGTGAGCGTCGTGGATTCGCTTCAGATCCCTCGACCGATCCGAGATGCGAGGGGGCGCATTCTGAATGAGCAGAGCTTGGAGGAAGAATTGGCTACTGCGATTGGGGATGGCCTAGCCCTCGGAATCGATCGACTCAAGAACGCTCGTTCGAAAAGTCGAATTGCCGTTCTGCTTACGGACGGAGATAGCAATGCAGGAGCGGTCGACCCTCGCGATGCCATGAAATTGGCCAAGCAACTTGGAATCAAAGTCTACACCATCGGGATTGGTCAAAACGGGGTTGTACCCGTCCCACGCGAAGATGAGTTTGGCACCCGAATGCTCGTCCCTGCACGCTTTACGATGGACGAGACCTTGCTCAAAGAGATCGCCCAGGAAACGGGGGGAAGCTACTTTCACGCGTCCGACACGCAGGGTTTGGCCGAAGTCTATTCCCAAATCGATCAATTGGAAAAGAGCGAGGTGGAAGAAATGCATTTCGCTCGTTACACCGAGGCCTATTCGTGGGTGGTGCTTCCGGGAATCATTCTATTGTGTTTGTCATACGGTTTGAGACGGACGAGACTTCAATGGCTCGCGTAA
- a CDS encoding BatD family protein — protein MIRIPISILTFLFVAICVGTVAAQQQPSIHVDTDADEVFVGESLTLRISLNNMDGVAAPKLDSLQEDFTTELISERPLNQSSTTIINGRVMQRNLYRVDFDYQLTPKRKGSLTVPSISVEFEGKQYRSEPIEIRVLEPAPQDYVFLETNVSKTRVYPTEKFDVTLRILVRGIPDWEGDPVRPLARRPPRLSIPWVETPDGLKGPDQSQWLQTLLSDRNYGFTINGIRTSGTFLFDGPQLALFDLLTGKTKKKIESGEEHEFFVYEITKSMRANMPGRYTFGPAMVKGTFAVAREEERLIAKQIAANSPSVQIEVMEVPTPRPTNYFGGIGDYNLYTALSTSKCRVGDPITLKLTIASAESSLEPVFAPKLTNIPFVADSFEIIDDSPIGQTEGNKKVFEYSLRPKKKMDAIPPLVFQTFDPGSETFKDVLGNAMTIDVEEGAAMNLTSPPSSNHDSLHEERSDSVDITSGTIQSRPVVENILRSEHWMAAVAISWFGSLGVLAIALFRRSIRARSEKRRGALELRIQNQMREIVEAFRRGDTDWACKRMHQSFAEIMAHSPNGPVEGMTTRDIVESAERCGVSGELLDSLRDFLFKLDSRRFSPATEFEDSQLLSKASEVQKSLLEHLSRMSLGENKRFAFGKLAMFWGVFLVTGGSTAMADTMESSWKPLLEQFAQITAVEDFRSLATAMEMLCRQGEPNANAYFHQGNAWFRAGEFGRAIHAYQIANRIAPGDEAILSNLEIARESAPAKGSVLESSFGLGRWFRIPLTWYWERNLAAIAWILAGPVFAWSCLFSRRGPLLASIGAMCLGSCLGLHAWMESPDRYAWTNGVVVRETQLFEGMSERSKEAGSRPLGEGVEFEVLIQTPSWVLGRFPERGEGWVRSQNVRTGR, from the coding sequence ATGATTCGAATCCCAATTTCGATACTTACCTTCCTGTTTGTGGCCATCTGCGTCGGAACCGTCGCTGCGCAACAGCAACCGAGTATCCATGTTGACACCGATGCTGACGAGGTGTTCGTCGGAGAGTCCCTCACGTTGCGAATATCGCTCAACAATATGGACGGAGTGGCAGCTCCAAAATTGGATTCCCTCCAAGAAGATTTCACTACGGAATTGATTTCCGAGAGGCCGTTGAATCAATCGTCGACGACCATCATCAACGGGAGGGTGATGCAGCGCAATCTTTATCGTGTCGACTTTGACTACCAACTGACTCCCAAGCGGAAGGGGAGCCTCACCGTCCCGTCCATCTCCGTCGAATTTGAGGGGAAGCAGTACCGCAGCGAGCCGATAGAGATCCGCGTCTTGGAGCCTGCGCCTCAGGATTATGTATTTCTGGAGACCAATGTTTCGAAGACTCGCGTTTATCCGACGGAGAAGTTTGATGTAACACTTCGAATTTTGGTACGTGGTATTCCTGACTGGGAAGGAGATCCCGTTCGACCCCTCGCCAGGCGTCCACCGCGACTGAGTATCCCCTGGGTGGAGACGCCTGACGGACTGAAGGGACCGGATCAAAGCCAATGGCTGCAAACGTTGCTATCGGACCGAAATTATGGGTTCACAATCAATGGGATTCGCACATCGGGAACGTTTCTCTTCGACGGTCCGCAGCTAGCTCTGTTCGATCTATTGACAGGTAAGACCAAAAAGAAGATCGAGTCGGGCGAAGAGCACGAGTTTTTCGTCTACGAGATAACGAAATCGATGCGGGCCAATATGCCTGGTCGTTACACGTTTGGTCCCGCGATGGTGAAAGGGACGTTTGCCGTCGCACGCGAAGAGGAGAGGCTCATAGCCAAGCAAATTGCAGCGAACTCTCCCTCAGTACAGATCGAAGTGATGGAGGTTCCAACACCCCGGCCCACGAATTACTTCGGTGGGATAGGTGACTACAACCTCTACACCGCATTGTCGACGAGCAAGTGCCGAGTGGGGGATCCTATCACTCTCAAGCTGACTATCGCATCGGCGGAGAGCAGCTTGGAACCGGTGTTTGCACCGAAGTTGACGAATATTCCCTTTGTGGCCGATTCGTTTGAGATCATCGACGACTCGCCGATTGGCCAAACGGAAGGGAATAAAAAGGTGTTTGAGTATTCGCTGCGTCCGAAGAAAAAGATGGATGCCATTCCGCCGCTAGTTTTCCAAACATTCGATCCCGGCAGTGAAACCTTTAAGGATGTACTTGGCAATGCAATGACGATCGACGTCGAGGAGGGGGCCGCGATGAATCTTACCAGTCCTCCCTCGAGCAACCATGACTCCCTACACGAGGAACGATCGGACTCGGTCGACATTACGTCTGGCACGATTCAGTCGCGTCCTGTAGTTGAAAATATTCTGCGGAGCGAGCATTGGATGGCTGCGGTTGCGATCAGTTGGTTCGGCTCACTGGGTGTTCTGGCGATTGCGCTATTCCGTCGGTCAATCCGAGCGCGATCCGAAAAGCGAAGGGGGGCATTAGAACTACGCATTCAAAACCAGATGCGAGAAATTGTTGAAGCTTTTCGGAGGGGGGATACCGATTGGGCATGCAAACGGATGCATCAGAGTTTTGCTGAGATTATGGCCCATTCACCGAATGGTCCGGTCGAGGGAATGACGACTCGTGACATCGTCGAGAGCGCGGAGAGGTGCGGGGTTTCCGGTGAGCTCTTGGACTCCTTGCGAGACTTCCTCTTCAAGCTTGACTCGCGTCGGTTCAGTCCGGCTACGGAGTTCGAGGATTCCCAGCTTCTGTCCAAGGCGAGCGAGGTTCAAAAATCACTTTTGGAACATTTGTCCCGAATGAGTTTGGGAGAGAATAAGCGATTCGCGTTCGGAAAACTTGCAATGTTCTGGGGCGTATTCCTCGTGACGGGGGGATCTACCGCTATGGCGGACACGATGGAATCATCTTGGAAACCACTGTTGGAGCAATTTGCTCAAATCACTGCGGTAGAAGATTTTCGTAGCTTGGCGACTGCGATGGAGATGTTGTGCCGCCAGGGCGAGCCCAACGCGAATGCATATTTCCATCAGGGAAACGCTTGGTTCCGAGCGGGCGAGTTTGGGCGAGCCATTCATGCGTATCAGATCGCAAATCGCATCGCTCCCGGTGACGAAGCTATCCTAAGCAACTTGGAAATTGCCCGTGAATCTGCCCCGGCGAAAGGGAGTGTCCTCGAGTCTTCGTTCGGCTTGGGGAGATGGTTTCGTATTCCACTGACTTGGTATTGGGAACGCAACCTTGCAGCCATCGCGTGGATCCTAGCGGGACCGGTGTTTGCGTGGAGTTGTCTTTTTTCGAGACGGGGGCCATTGCTGGCAAGTATCGGCGCGATGTGCCTCGGTTCTTGTTTAGGATTGCATGCGTGGATGGAATCTCCCGATCGCTACGCATGGACGAACGGAGTGGTCGTTCGCGAGACCCAACTTTTTGAAGGAATGAGCGAGAGGTCAAAAGAAGCTGGCAGTCGTCCCCTTGGCGAGGGAGTGGAGTTTGAGGTATTGATACAAACGCCGAGCTGGGTGTTAGGACGATTCCCGGAGCGGGGAGAAGGATGGGTCAGAAGCCAGAACGTCCGGACGGGTCGGTAA
- a CDS encoding AAA family ATPase, whose amino-acid sequence MTVDIQRIRDTIYPFREDLENVRTEVRKVLVGQDAMLSRLLIALLTGGHVLLEGLPGLAKTTAIKALAGAIHCEFQRIQFTPDLLPADLIGTMIYNPKEGTFGTRKGPIFANLILADEINRAPSKVQSALLEAMQERQVTIGDTTYPLEEPFLVLATQNPIEQEGTYPLPEAQVDRFMLKVVVGYPSKEEERKVIQSAMDASQPRVLPVLEPGRLLEMKSAVHLVYLDDKIQDYVLDLVAATREPEKFKLPKLKALIQCGASPRASISLCVAARANAFLAGRPFVTPQDVKEIALEVMRHRILLTYEAEAEEMSADDIVRQVLDAVPVP is encoded by the coding sequence ATGACTGTCGATATCCAACGCATTCGAGATACGATCTATCCCTTCCGTGAAGACTTGGAAAACGTACGGACCGAGGTTCGCAAAGTACTGGTGGGTCAGGACGCTATGCTCTCCCGTCTGCTCATTGCTCTGCTAACCGGCGGCCATGTATTGCTCGAAGGATTACCCGGGCTTGCGAAGACCACTGCGATCAAAGCCTTGGCGGGAGCTATTCACTGCGAATTCCAACGCATCCAATTCACGCCGGATCTCCTTCCCGCCGACTTGATCGGGACAATGATCTACAATCCCAAAGAAGGGACGTTTGGAACTCGCAAAGGACCGATCTTCGCGAATCTCATTCTCGCGGATGAAATCAATCGGGCACCGTCCAAAGTGCAATCCGCCTTGCTCGAAGCCATGCAAGAACGACAGGTGACCATCGGCGACACGACCTACCCTCTCGAGGAGCCTTTCTTGGTACTCGCTACCCAGAATCCGATCGAGCAGGAGGGGACCTATCCGCTTCCGGAAGCCCAAGTCGATCGATTCATGCTCAAGGTGGTCGTCGGCTATCCCAGCAAGGAGGAGGAACGAAAGGTAATCCAATCCGCCATGGATGCCTCGCAACCACGCGTCCTCCCGGTTCTCGAGCCAGGCCGTTTGTTGGAGATGAAATCCGCCGTCCATCTTGTCTATCTGGATGACAAGATCCAGGACTATGTATTGGACTTGGTCGCTGCAACACGCGAACCCGAAAAGTTCAAACTGCCCAAGTTAAAGGCGTTGATCCAGTGTGGCGCGTCACCCCGAGCCTCGATCAGTCTCTGTGTTGCCGCGCGTGCCAATGCGTTCCTAGCGGGACGACCATTCGTCACTCCACAAGACGTCAAGGAGATCGCGCTCGAAGTCATGCGGCATCGCATTTTATTGACTTACGAAGCGGAAGCGGAAGAGATGTCCGCCGACGATATCGTTCGCCAAGTCCTCGACGCAGTCCCCGTTCCCTAA
- a CDS encoding VWA domain-containing protein, producing the protein MEWRNPIYWTAGWIAALVWLTLVWWSVVRNEHRRERFAPGSMQTQILLPRNSWSAWASGILQAIAILLAFFALAGPQFGEAEQKVESRSNDLYVVLDVSRSMTATDVLPSRLDRAKADIASLVNQLQGERIGLIVFAGQAVIQSPLTVDYENFKRILASVDPFSAPRGGTAIGDAIRKSTEILAKTPSGRRSILLVSDGGDLESSPVEAAEFAAQENIPVYAIGLGDSKRGARIPAGDTGGFVEYKGEEVWSKLEPALLEDIAERTKGRFVPVGTRSMDMAAFHTEFLSDNAIGSGETQSEVVKAEQFQWFLGASLVCLVLAPFLSQCNRFSMRRPSASNSPMQIASVLALVCCWPSTSALLLADSGATVEPREAFERAYVEQTNGNLEEAIGWYEQASRSSDSGLVSAAQFNLGRLYLNQISPEIKPGETPIADQERQRLETLATLAIDSFSNSLELAPEKQPARQALVATKLWIAKAKDAWRLEDLRAKVAKSGGFAAVQAIAKSQVELLHGTQEARDGFQPTVYADLATRQRALIEELAIAEQQLQLELKGDEQDDAPNASQDAMNQTLAVMDRFFAEIRDAMVQSNDVLNSFSAGKAVQEQLRGIQSLESLWNLLAPYEALLDRSLQEQEGLVQELEPADAFSVELPRERWLQRQTWNRKRAALLAEKASQSLAAQKPSEQADAISSDTSYLEKAISVGPQAAEAMHAALNHGLSRESRDAREQAKEALRLLRELVPPKDPSSSDEGDSKDQESKEGEDSSKKEDSPSKSDSSEKRESSKNEDSSSKEDASKDQSEEHQAGDEKSEQEKQEPAPGDQPAPKKKEEPDKKAAGEKQEPTQTTPDEKSGKPDASVEEGAAAEGEPWVISPDRLEELLRKVREREVEKRIRDKRWRERIYGRKPVEKDW; encoded by the coding sequence ATGGAATGGCGCAACCCTATCTACTGGACTGCAGGTTGGATTGCCGCGTTGGTTTGGCTGACGTTGGTCTGGTGGAGTGTGGTTCGCAATGAGCACAGGAGAGAGCGATTCGCCCCTGGTTCCATGCAAACGCAAATCCTTTTGCCACGCAATTCTTGGTCCGCATGGGCCAGCGGGATATTGCAAGCGATCGCTATTCTTCTGGCATTCTTCGCTCTCGCAGGTCCGCAATTCGGCGAGGCTGAGCAAAAAGTCGAGAGTCGGAGCAACGATCTCTACGTCGTTCTCGACGTATCGCGCTCGATGACGGCAACCGATGTATTGCCCTCCCGTCTGGATCGCGCCAAAGCAGATATTGCAAGTCTCGTGAATCAGTTACAGGGAGAGAGGATCGGATTGATCGTCTTTGCTGGTCAAGCTGTCATTCAATCCCCTCTCACTGTCGACTACGAAAACTTCAAACGCATCCTTGCCAGTGTCGATCCATTTAGTGCGCCGCGAGGAGGGACAGCCATCGGGGACGCCATTCGCAAAAGCACCGAAATCCTAGCTAAAACTCCTTCGGGACGGCGATCGATTCTGTTGGTTTCCGATGGCGGGGATCTGGAATCCAGTCCGGTGGAAGCGGCTGAGTTCGCTGCCCAGGAGAACATACCCGTCTATGCAATAGGTCTCGGCGATTCCAAACGAGGAGCTCGCATTCCTGCAGGGGACACAGGTGGTTTCGTCGAATACAAAGGGGAAGAAGTTTGGAGCAAACTGGAGCCGGCATTGCTCGAAGATATTGCCGAGAGAACCAAGGGCAGATTCGTTCCTGTAGGGACCCGCTCGATGGATATGGCTGCTTTTCATACCGAGTTTCTATCGGACAACGCCATAGGCTCTGGAGAAACACAATCCGAAGTGGTCAAAGCGGAACAGTTTCAGTGGTTTCTCGGCGCATCCCTCGTTTGCCTTGTCCTGGCTCCGTTTTTGTCTCAATGCAATCGCTTTTCCATGCGTCGTCCAAGTGCTTCGAATTCGCCCATGCAGATTGCATCTGTGCTCGCGTTGGTTTGTTGCTGGCCTTCGACTTCGGCTCTCTTGTTAGCCGATAGCGGAGCAACCGTGGAACCTCGCGAGGCCTTCGAGCGGGCTTATGTGGAACAGACGAATGGTAATTTGGAAGAAGCGATTGGATGGTACGAGCAAGCTTCGCGTTCGAGCGATTCCGGTCTCGTATCGGCTGCCCAATTCAATTTGGGTAGACTCTATCTGAATCAAATTTCTCCGGAGATAAAGCCTGGCGAGACTCCTATCGCCGATCAAGAGCGTCAACGCCTTGAGACGTTAGCGACGCTAGCGATCGATTCCTTTTCGAATAGCTTGGAGTTGGCACCAGAAAAGCAACCTGCGAGACAGGCGTTGGTTGCAACGAAACTATGGATCGCGAAAGCAAAAGATGCGTGGCGATTGGAGGATCTGCGGGCGAAGGTCGCAAAGTCAGGTGGCTTCGCTGCGGTCCAAGCGATCGCAAAATCTCAAGTGGAACTGCTTCATGGAACCCAAGAGGCTCGAGATGGTTTCCAGCCGACGGTCTATGCCGACTTAGCAACTCGACAACGCGCCTTGATCGAAGAATTGGCCATCGCTGAGCAGCAGCTTCAGTTGGAGTTGAAAGGGGACGAGCAAGACGATGCACCGAACGCTTCTCAGGATGCAATGAATCAAACCCTGGCGGTCATGGATCGTTTCTTCGCCGAGATCCGCGATGCTATGGTCCAATCGAATGATGTATTGAATTCCTTTTCGGCCGGCAAAGCAGTGCAAGAGCAGTTGAGAGGGATTCAATCCTTGGAAAGCCTTTGGAACTTGCTCGCCCCCTACGAAGCATTGCTCGACCGATCCCTTCAGGAACAAGAGGGACTAGTTCAAGAATTGGAACCAGCCGATGCCTTCTCCGTCGAGTTGCCTCGCGAAAGATGGTTGCAACGCCAGACGTGGAATCGGAAGCGAGCGGCTCTTCTGGCCGAGAAGGCATCGCAATCGCTCGCTGCTCAGAAACCATCCGAACAAGCAGATGCTATCTCGAGCGATACGAGCTACTTAGAGAAAGCTATTTCGGTCGGCCCGCAAGCGGCCGAGGCGATGCACGCCGCTCTGAATCATGGTTTGTCTCGAGAATCGCGCGATGCGAGGGAACAGGCAAAGGAAGCGTTGCGACTACTGAGGGAACTTGTACCTCCCAAGGATCCCTCTTCCTCCGACGAGGGCGATTCGAAGGATCAAGAATCCAAGGAAGGTGAGGACTCCTCTAAAAAGGAAGATTCCCCATCGAAGAGCGATTCCTCAGAAAAACGCGAATCGTCCAAGAATGAGGACTCCTCGTCGAAGGAGGATGCGTCCAAGGACCAGAGTGAGGAACATCAAGCGGGAGACGAGAAGAGCGAGCAAGAGAAGCAAGAGCCTGCACCTGGGGATCAGCCTGCCCCTAAGAAAAAAGAAGAGCCGGACAAGAAAGCGGCCGGCGAGAAACAAGAACCAACCCAAACGACCCCCGATGAGAAGAGCGGAAAACCTGATGCGTCGGTCGAAGAAGGGGCTGCTGCGGAGGGAGAACCATGGGTGATCAGCCCCGATCGGCTCGAGGAGCTTCTTCGCAAAGTGCGTGAAAGGGAAGTCGAGAAGCGAATTCGAGACAAGCGTTGGAGAGAACGGATTTACGGACGAAAACCAGTGGAAAAGGATTGGTAG
- a CDS encoding DUF58 domain-containing protein, translated as MAARELDDILREVRRVQIQARRQVNDLLSGEYASAFKGRGMEFESVREYVPGDDIRTIDWNVTARSSSTFIKTFREERESTIVLAVDISASGAFGTSERSKLDLAIEVAAVLMFTAIRNNDKVGLLLFADDIVRYVPPRKGRGSVLRLIRELLTVEPIQRTTDIGRALQYLGRVHHRRCILFVLSDFISQEFSRDLAIANQRHDCIAFLLRDPREESLPNVGWVAFQDAETGEIIEMDSSSSSVRKWYAAQAKERDDRLLEIFRRAQVESLTLRTDRPYSHDLQRFFLARERARS; from the coding sequence ATGGCAGCACGCGAACTCGACGATATTCTGCGAGAAGTTCGCCGCGTGCAAATCCAAGCGCGACGGCAAGTCAACGATCTATTGTCCGGCGAATATGCAAGCGCCTTCAAGGGCCGAGGAATGGAGTTTGAGTCGGTCCGGGAGTATGTTCCCGGTGACGATATCCGAACTATCGATTGGAATGTGACCGCCCGTTCCAGTTCCACCTTCATCAAGACCTTTCGCGAAGAACGAGAGTCGACGATCGTTCTCGCCGTCGATATATCTGCGTCGGGAGCATTCGGAACCTCCGAACGATCCAAGCTGGATCTCGCCATCGAAGTCGCCGCAGTGTTGATGTTTACGGCCATTCGAAATAATGACAAAGTCGGATTGCTGCTCTTCGCTGACGATATTGTTCGGTACGTTCCTCCTCGCAAAGGACGCGGGAGCGTTCTCCGTCTCATCCGCGAGTTGCTGACTGTCGAACCTATCCAGCGGACGACGGACATAGGACGAGCACTACAATATCTTGGACGCGTTCACCATCGGCGATGCATCCTCTTTGTCTTGAGCGACTTCATCAGTCAGGAATTCTCACGCGATCTCGCCATCGCGAACCAACGGCACGACTGCATCGCGTTTCTTCTGCGAGACCCGCGAGAAGAATCGCTTCCCAATGTGGGCTGGGTCGCCTTTCAAGACGCCGAGACGGGCGAAATCATTGAAATGGACTCCTCGAGCTCGTCGGTACGAAAGTGGTATGCAGCGCAGGCGAAGGAACGGGACGATCGACTGTTGGAGATATTTCGGCGTGCCCAAGTCGAAAGCTTGACCCTCCGAACCGATCGTCCATACTCCCATGACTTGCAACGATTCTTCCTCGCGAGGGAGCGTGCACGTTCATGA